GCGGCCAAGGCCCAGGTATTCGGTGATTTCACTCAGCGCCGAGGTGTGCCGGGCGGCGTCCTGGCGCACGTCCAGACGCACCAGAAACAGGCCGAAGGTCACCGCCCGACGCAGGCAGTCGAGCAGTGGGCCATCGGCAATCACGCCCATGCCGCAAGCATGCAGTGATTCGAAGCACAGCTGCAGCGGCTCGAACAGTTCACGGTTGTCCTGCAGCACTTCAGCGGCCGGCGCTTGCGCCGTGGTCAGCGCGGCATGGGCCCAGGCGCGGGTGATGCGCAGGCGCTCGCGCAATTGCTTGAGCACGGCGCGATAAGGCTCGGCCGACTCGCCCACCTTGGCCCTCAGCGCTTCGCTGGCCTGCTGCATCGACAGCTCTGCGGCCAGGGCATCGATATCGCGTAAAAACAGGTCAGCGGCCATCCAGCGCGCCAGCAACAGCACTTCACGGGTCACCGGCGCAGTGACATTGGGGTTGCCGTCACGGTCGCCGCCCATCCACGAGGCAAAGCGGATCGGCGCCGCCTCCAGCGGCAGGCGCAGGCCGGTGGCCTGGTGCAGGGCCTTGTCGACCTTGCGCAAGTGGTGTGGCACCGCTTGCCATAGCGAATGCTCGATCACCGCAAAGCCCCATTTGGCTTCGTCTACCGGGGTTGGCCGGGTGCGGCGGATTTCTTCGGTGTGCCAGGCTTCGGCGATCAGCCGTTGCAGGCGTTCGCGGATCTGCTCGCGTTCGGCGGGGGTCAGGTCGCGGTGATCCTGGGCAGCCAGTTGCGCGGCAATCGCGTCGTACTTCTGGATCAAGGTGCGCCGCGCCACCTCGGTCGGGTGGGCGGTAAGCACCAGCTCGATGCTGAGCTTGCCCAGTTGCCGGGCCAGGGCATCGTCGCTGTGGCCGGCGGCCTTGAGCCGCGCCAGCAGTTCGGGCAGCACCCGTGCTTCGAAAGGTTCGGCCTGGCCGGCGTCGCGGCGGCGGATCAGCTGATACTGCTCGGCGATGTTGGCCAGGTTGAGAAACTGGTTGAAGGCCCGCGCCACCGGCAACAGCTGGTCTTCGGCGAGGTCATTGAGGGTCGAGCTCAGTTGCTCGGCGCTACCGCTGCGGTCGGCCTTGGCACTGCGGCGTATGTCCTCGATGGTCTGCAAAAACGCTTCGCCGTGCTGCTCGCGCACGGTATCGCCCAACAACTCGCCCAACAAATGAACATCTTCACGCAAGCGCACATCGATATCAGTCATCAGCCATGTCTCCGGCATTCGGGAAAACCGCTCTGGGTCCAGAGTGCCCCAGTAGCGCCCGGGCTTCAAGGCAGGGCCACGGCTGGGCTACATGGCTGGGCTACATGGCTGAGCTACAGGGTTGAGCTACTGGGTGAACTACGCTCAACACAGGCATACAGGAGACCATCATGAAAATCCGTGATCTTGCCCAGCATTGGGAACAGCACGCCAAAGGCTCGCTGAGCCCCACCGGCCATGTCCTGCACCTGGACATGGAAGCGGCGGCGCGCCTGGCGGCCCTGGCCGAGATGTACCCCAAGCGCCAACCCGAAGAACTGCTCGGCGAACTGCTCGGGGCTGCGCTTGAAGAGCTGGAAGCGAGCTTTCCGTATGTTCAGGGCGCGCAGGTGATTGCCACCGACGAAGAGGGTGACCCGCTGTACCAGGACATCGGTCCGACCCCGCGGTTTCTTGCCCTTTCACGCCGCTACCTGCACGAGATGAGCAACCCCAAAGAGGCCGGCAAGCCTTGATCCACCCCGCCTCCTGATCCGCGCTGCGAGCGCCCGCGCAGGCGCTCGCGTACCGCCGGCACGCCTGAAAGTTCAACGGAAAACCCACTGACCGATCAGTCAGAAAAAACCGCGAACAAGCGGCACTTTTTTCTGAACTATTCAAAAAACGCTTCGGTCACAGCCAATAGCCATCACGGCAAAACCCTTTCAGAACCGGGTCAGAGCAGTCCCGTAGCTGACGGGTCGCGCCGATGGACTGTTACGGAATTCGTTGTTCATCAGGAGTGATCCAATGGAGTTGACCACCATGAAGACCCGCACCGCAAACACCCCGTCCACTCACCTGCGCGGGCTCAAGCTGGCCGCGCTGGCACTGGGCAGCAGCCTGGTCCTGGCCGGCTGTGCCGGCAACCCACCTACCGAGCAGTACGCTGTCACGCAATCGGCGGTCAATTCCGCTGTCAGCGCCGGCGGTACCGAGTTTGCCGCCGTCGAAATGAAGGCTGCGCAGGACAAGCTCAAACAGGCGGAAATCGCCATGCACGACAAGAAGTACGACGACGCCAAGCGCCTGGCCGAGCAGGCCGAGTGGGACGCCCGCGTCGCCGAGCGCAAGGCCCAGGCCGCCAAGGCCGAGAAAGCCGTACAGGATGCCCGCCAGGGCGTTCAGGACCTGCGTGAGGAAGGCATGCGCAGCGTCGAATGACGCCCGCTCACCGACCCGTGCATTCGTAATCGATCAAAGGATGAACCATTATGCGTAAACACGTGATGATCCCCGCCCTTCTGGCCCTGAGCGTTGGCCTGGCCGCCTGCTCGACGCAGCCGAACGCCAACCTGGAATCGGCCCGGACCAACTTCTCGGCCCTGCAGAGCAACCCGCAGGCCGCCAAGGTCGCGGCCCTTGAAACCAAGGACGCCCAGGACTGGCTGAACAAGGCCGACAAAGCCTACATGGACAAGGAAGACTCGAAAAAAGTCGACCAGCTTGCCTACCTGACCAACCAGCGGGTTGAAGTGGCCAAGCAGACCATTGCCCTGCGCACTGCCGAAGGCAACCTGAAAAACGCTGCCGCCCAGCGTGCCCAGGCGCGCCTGGATGCCCGCGATGCGCAGATCAAGAAGCTGCAGGACAGCCTCAACGCCAAGCAGACCGACCGCGGCACCCTGGTGACCTTCGGCGACGTGCTGTTCGACTTCGACAAGGCCACGCTCAAGAGCAGCGCCTACCCGAACATCACCAAGCTGGCGCAGTTCCTCCAGGAGAACCCTGACCGCAAGGTGATCGTCGAGGGCTACACCGACAGCAAGGGCAGCGCCAACTACAACCAGTCGCTGTCCGAGCGCCGCGCCGCGGCCGTGCGCATGGCGCTGGTACGTGCCGGTGTAGATCCGGCGCGCATCGTCGCCCAGGGCTACGGCAAGGAGTATCCGGTGGCCGACAACACCAGCAACTCGGGTCGCGCGCAGAACCGTCGGGTGGAAGTGACCATTTCCAACGACAACCAGCCGGTGGCGCCGCGTTCGGTCAGCCAGCTGAACTGAAGCTAGCTGTGCAGTAAAAAAAATCCCGCCGCGTCTGGCGGGATTTTTGTTTGGCTTGCGGGCCTTCATCGCGGGTCAAGTCGGATCGCCGCACCGCCGCTCCCGCAATTACTCTTTCACTTCTTGTGGGGTTTCCTGACCCAGGCAACGCACCGCCTGCTTCTTGTTGTTGACCAGCACACCCGTCAGGCCTTTTTGCGCGGTATCGAACAACACCAGCACGCCATCGACGCACTGCGCCACCTGGCTGGCCGGCTGCAGGGAGATCTTGTAGTCCTCGCCAGGGATGGTCTTGAGCATGGTGAAGTCGGACAGCAGCAAGGCATCCTCGGGCTTGGCGAAATGCAGGTAACCGTAGTACCACAGGGCCGCGACGGTACCGATGATGCTGCAGACTCCGGTAATGATCAGCGGGATGGCGTTGCGTTCTTCACTCATTGCGACTTCTCGTCAGGGTAGTTGGGGACTTCGGCCAGGCGCCGCAGCCCGTTGAAATGCATCGGGTCGTCCAGAAAGCGCAACATGACCTGGCGCCAGGTCTTGTCGGCAAAGGTCTGCACATGCCCGCCACGGGTCAGCTGCAACACCCTCGGGGGGGGCGCAGCCTGATACAACTGCAGGCCGTTGACCAGCGGCACGATGGGGTCGTCGATGCTGTGGAAGAACAGCTTGGGCGGGGCCTTGATCTGCGCGATCGAATGGATCGCACTGTCGCCATCGGGCACCAGCCACGACAAAGGCACCTGCAGCGGCCAGGTCAACCACGAATTGCTCAGGGCAAAGCGCCCGACCTGACGGTAGCTGGCCGGTACGCCATCGAAGACCATGGCCTTGAAGCGCTCGGCCTGGCGCGGATGCTCGGCCAGGTAATGGATAGCCATTGAGCCGCCCAGGCTCTGGCCCAGCAGGATCTGCGGCTTGCCCTGCACCTCGGGGGCCTGGTCCAGCCAGGCCAGCGCCGCAGCGATGTCCTGGTAGACCTCCGGCAGCCCGGGCTTGCCCTGCGACAGGCCGTAGCCGCGGTAGTCGAGCAACAGCACCTGATAACCCTGCTCCGGCAACCACCAGCTGCCGCCCAGATGCCAGGCCAGGTTGCCGCCATTGCCATGCAGGTGCAGCACCGTGCCCTTGACCTCGACACCGGCCTTGGCCGGCAGCCACCAGCCATGCAGGCGGGTGCCGTCGGCGGCGGTCAGGGTCACGTCGCGGTACGCGAGTTTGGCTTTCTCGGGGGTGAACGGCTGACCGGGCTCGGGATAGAACAACAGCGAACTGCAACCGCCCAGACTCAGCAGCACCAGCAGCAGGCCCAGATGCCTGCGCCATGCTTCAGAGAATGTTCGAGTAATCGGCTTCAATCCGGTCCAGGCTCAGGTGGTTGAGGAAGTTGGAGAAACACATCCAGGCCGACAGCGCGTTGAGGTCGCGAAACTGCTCAGGCAGGTACTTGGGCGGTTCCACCAGGCCTTCATCGACCAGTTGGCGCAAGGTGCGCATGTCTTCAAGGGTGGTCTTGCCGCAGAACAACAAGGGGATCTGTTCGAGCTTGCCCTTGCGCACGGCCAACTGAATATAGTTGTAAACCATGATAAAGCCCTTGAGATAGGACAAGTCCTTGGTAAACGGCAAACCATTGGGCACCGAGCCGCGGAACACCCGGCTGGCGTTGCCGTAGCTTTCGGCCATCTCGAAACCCTGGGCGCGGAAAAACTCATACACCTGCATGAAGTCGGCGCCCTCCTCGACCATATGGATGGCGCGGGTGCGGTTGGTCAGCTTGCGCAGGCGGCTGGGGTAGGAAGCGAAGGCGATCACTTCCATGAGGATCGCCAGGCCTTCCTGGGTCACGGTCGACGAGGGTGGGCCCTTGGCCAGGAAGGTGCAGATCGGCTGGTTGAGACCGTTGAGGGTGGTGCCGACGTGCACCAGGCCTTCGTGAACCTCCAGCGCGCGCACATCGCGGCTGTTGAACATGGCGTCGGCGCGGATCTTGATGTAGTCGGCGCCAGCGGCGGCGTCGGCGACGATACCGTCGGACTCGAACACGCGGATGGTGTCTTCGGCCTCGTTGAACACCTTGTTCAGGCGGCCCTGGAGCATCTCCACAGCCTGCTTGGCGGTGAGGTTCTTCGGCTCGTCCTTGAGGTCGCCACGGCCGTCGATGTTGTTCAGGTAGTCCGAGAGCATCAGGCCGAGGTCGGCCAGGGTCGGGTCACCGGCATGGAAGGCATCGGAGGCGGCGCCGTACAGTTCCTGGGAGATCAGGCCGAAATCCTCGGTGCCGCGCGCTTCGAGCATGCGCACCACCATGCGGTATTCCTTGCACATGCGCCGCATGATCTGCCCGACCGGGTTGAACTGGCCAAGCTGGCGGGTGATGTCGCGCTCGATGTTCTGGAACTCGAGCTTGACTGCCGCCGAGTCGAACGACAGCGGCCGGCCCTGGTAGTAGGCGCGGTCTACCGCTGGCAGCTCCTTGCCCTTGGCCTTGAGGAAACCCTGGCGGATATTGTCGTCCCACTTCACCGCATCAAGCACGCGAATGGGCGTTTGCGCCAGGACAATGCGATCAGACAGGGCACGTATCGTCTGCTGGTACTCGTCCACCCTACACTCCTTGAATTGCGCTGATTACTTGCCGGCCCGCTTGAAGCGCGCCACTTCGATGAACAGGTCGGAGTTGGCCGGGTCGTCCAGGTAAGCCAGGACGCGCTCGGCCGGGCTGTCGATTAGAACCCCTTCGCCGTTTTCTTCGGGCACCTCGATGCTGCGGCCGCTGAGTTCTTTCTTCTGCACAGCCTGGTTGACCTGCTCGACATCAAGGTTGTAGACCACCAGTTCCTTGTTATCGAGCACTTCAAAACCGCCAATCAGGAAGTTGCCGCCCAGACGCTTGGGCACGCCGGCCGAGAGGTACCAGCGGTTGCCGTGCTGGGACACGGTGAAGGCGTACTCGTCGCGCTTCTTGTTCTTGCCGATGGCCACTGCCTTGTAGGCGTTGCCACCGCTGCGGCTGATCTGCAGGGTCAGCGGCTCGCCCCAGGCGTCCTTGCTGGTCCAGGTGCCGAGCAGGGCCTTGGGTGCAGGTTTGTTGCCCGGAATCGGCTCGTTGAAGGTGACCAGACAACCGCCAAGCAGCAAGAACGACAATGCCAACAGCAGGGTTCTGGCTTTCATCAACCTCTCCTTGAAATAGGTTCGCGCCTTACACCGACGCCAAGACCAGATGCAGGTACCGGGTAAGAATAGCGAGCATCGGCGCTTCAGCCTGGGCTTGTTCAGCGTCGAGCAGGCCCTGATATTCCATCTGCTCGATAATCGCCGTCAACACCAGGGCATCCTGTTGTGGCTGACGTGAGCCTACCACCTGCAGCATCTGCACGGCGCCGCGCAGCAGAATCTGCTCGTGCAGCTTGACCAGCTCGGCCAGGCGCGGGCACAGCAGCGCCTCCTGGCGAAAGGCCTGCTCGGCCATCAGAAAGTCGCGGCGGTTATGCAATTGGCGCTGCACATAGTCGGTGGTCATCTTCGCTACTTCATCGGCCAGGCGCGCCCGCCACTGCGGGCTGCCATCGCCCTGGGAGAGCAACTGGCGCAGCACCACCTCGGTGTTCTCCCAGAGCTTGGCCATGTAGGCCGCGCTGCGTTCGACATACTGGGCGAAGGTGTCGGTGAGCAGGTCTTCGATGTCCTTGAAGTAATAGGTGGTCGCCGACAGCGGCACGCCGGCCTCGGCTGCCACCGCGCGGTGGCGCACGCCGCGCACGCCGTCACGCACGACGATGCGCATGGCCGCGTCGAGGATCTGCTGGCGGCGCTGCTCGCTGCCTTCGCGGCTGGCCTTGCGGCCTTGGTACTGCACGCTTTCGGCCACCGCTGTAGCCACGCAGGCGGCGCCTTGTTGAGTCATTGCAGGAGTCACTGCTGGTCTACCCCAAACGTTGGATCCGATCGATGAATTTCTTCCAGGCATGAAAAAGCCGCCCCGGAAGGCGGCTTGTTCAGTTCGCTCAGGCCTGTGGGCGCATGTGCGGGAACAGGATGACGTCGCGAATCGATGGCGAGTTGGTCAGCAGCATCACCAGACGGTCGATGCCGATGCCTTCACCGGCGGTTGGCGGCATGCCGTATTCCAAGGCACGGACGAAGTCGGCATCGTAGTGCATGGCTTCGTCGTCACCGGCGTCTTTCTCGGCCACCTGGGCCATGAAACGCTCGGCCTGGTCTTCGGCATCGTTGAGCTCGGAGTAGGCGTTGGCGATTTCACGGCCACCGATGAACAGCTCGAAGCGGTCGGTGACGTTCGGGTTGTCGTCGTTGCGACGGGCCAGCGGCGAGACTTCGAACGGGTACTGGGTGATGAAGTGCGGCTGCTCGAGCTTGTGCTCGACCAGCTCCTCGAAAATCATCACCTGCAGCTTGCCCAGGCCTTCGAAGCCGAGCACCTTGGCGCCGGCATTCTTGGCGATCTCACGGGCCTTGTCGATGTCCTGCAGGTCGGCGGCGCTGATCTCGGGGTTGTACTTGAGGATCGAGTCGAACACCGACAGGCGCACGAACGGCTCGCCGAAGTGGAACACCTTGTCGCCATACGGCACGTCGGTGCTGCCCAGAACCAGCTGGGCCAGTTCGCGGAACAGCTCCTCGGTGAGGTCCATGTTGTCTTCGTAGTCGGCGTGGGCCTGGTAGAACTCGAGCATGGTGAACTCGGGGTTGTGCCGGGTCGAAACGCCTTCGTTACGGAAGTTGCGGTTGATCTCGAAGACCTTCTCGAAACCACCGACCACCAGGCGCTTGAGGTACAGCTCCGGGGCGATGCGCAGGAACATCTGCATGTCCAGGGCATTGTGGTGGGTTTCGAACGGCTTGGCTGCGGCGCCACCAGGAATGGTCTGCAGCATTGGCGTCTCGACTTCGAGGAAGTCGCGGGCCATCAGGAAGTTGCGGATGTGGGCGATGACCTGCGAGCGAACGCGGAAGGTGTGGCGGGTTTCATCGTTGACCATCAGGTCGACGTAGCGCTGGCGGTAGCGCTGCTCGGTGTCGGTCAGGCCGTGGTGCTTGTCCGGCAGCGGGCGCAGCGACTTGGTCAGCAGGCGCACGCTGGTCATTTCGACGTACAGGTCGCCCTTGCCGGAGCGCGCCAGGGTACCTTCGGCGGCGATGATGTCGCCCAGGTCCCAGGTCTTGACCGCGGCCAGGGTTTCTTCCGGCAGGGTCTTGCGGTTGACGTAGACCTGGATGCGCCCGGTCATGTCCTGGATCACCATGAACGAGCCACGGTTGAGCATGATGCGCCCGGCAACCTTGACCGGAATCGCTGCAGCTTCCAGCTCTTCCTTGGTCTTGTCGACATACTGTTTCTGCAGGTCGTTGCAGTAGCTGTCACGGCGGAAGTCGTTGGGGAAGGCGTTACCCTTGGCGCGCTCGGCAGCAAGTTTTTCCTTGCGCAGCGCGATCAGGTTGTTTTCTTCCTGTTGCAGGTCTTGCGATTCGGTCTTCAGGTCGCTCATGTCGTCATTCTTTCCATCAGGTATTCGTTGCCCTTTTCGGGCAGGGCACGCGATGCCGGCGGGCGGCCGGGCATCGCGGCGGTGGTGTGCGGCTTACAGCCCCTGCTTGAGGCTCGCTTCCAGGTACTGGTCGAGGTCGCCGTCCAGCACCTTCTGGCAGTCGCTGCGCTCGACGCCGGTACGCAGGTCCTTGATACGCGAGTCATCCAGCACGTACGAACGGATCTGGTGGCCCCAGCCGATGTCCGACTTGCTGTCTTCCAATGCCTGCGAGGCGGCGTTGCGCTTCTGCATTTCCAGCTCGTACAACTTGGCCCGCAGCATTTTCATGGCGGTGTCCTTGTTGGCGTGCTGGGAGCGTTCGTTCTGGCAGGCCACCACGGTGTTGGTCGGCACGTGGGTGATACGTACTGCCGAGTCGGTGGTGTTTACGTGCTGGCCACCGGCGCCCGAGGAGCGGTAGGTGTCGACGCGCAGGTCGGACGGGTTGATGTCGATTTCGACCTTGTCGTCGATCTCGGGCGACACGAACACCGCCGAGAACGAGGTGTGGCGACGGGCGCCGGAGTCGAACGGGCTCTTGCGCACCAGGCGGTGCACGCCGATCTCGGTACGCAGCCAGCCGAAGGCGTACTCGCCCTTGATGTGCACGGTGGCACCCTTGATGCCGGCGACTTCACCCTCGGAAAGCTCGATGATGGTGGCGTCGAAACCGCGCTTGTCGGCCCAGCGCAGGTACATGCGCAGGAGGATGTTGGCCCAGTCCTGCGCTTCGGTACCACCGGAGCCGGCCTGGATGTCCAGGTAGGCGTTGTTCATGTCCATCTCGCCGCTGAACATGCGACGGAACTCAAGCTGTGCCAGGCTTTCTTCCAGACCTTGCAGCTCGGTCACGACGTCGCTCGCGGCGCCTTCGTCATTTTCCTCGACGGCCATGTCGAGCAGGTCCTGGCAGTCGGCCAGGCCACCGGACATCTTGTCCAGGGTCTCGACGACCTGCGCCAGCATGGCACGTTCGCGGCCCAAGGCCTGAGCGTACTCGGGCTTGTTCCAGACGTTCGGGTCTTCGAGCTCGCGGTTGACTTCGATCAGGCGGTCATGCTTTTGATCGTAGTCAAAGATACCCCCGAATGGACTCGGAGCGCTCGGTGAGGTCCTTGATGGTGTTCAGGATCGGTTGAATTTCCATGGGCGGGCAGCTCTCGTGCGTATTCTGTAGAAAAGCCGGAGAGTATAGCGGAGTTACAGCTTCAAGCGGCAAGCTACAAGCGACAAGAGGCCGGAGAAAAACCCGGCGCCAGGTTTTTTCTTGCCGCTTGAAGCTTGCCGCTTGTAGCTGCCGTCAATCCACCCCGACCTGGTTACGGCCGTTGTTCTTGGCCAGGTACAGGCCTTTGTCCGCTGCCGAAATCAGTTGCCGGCAATGGCTGCCGATACCCGGGGTGAGGGTCGCCAGGCCGATACTCACGGTGAGCACCGAGTCGGCGTTGGGCATGGTGTGGGCGATGTTCATCGCCGCCACGGTCTGGCGCAGTTTTTCCGCCACCAGGCGGGCGCCACCCGGCGAGGTGTTGGGCAGCACCAGGGCGAATTCCTCGCCACCGTAACGGGCCGGCAGGTCGCTGGGGCGGGCGCAGGAGGCGCGAATGGCTTCGGCGACCTTGCGCAGCGCTTCGTCACCGGCCAGGTGGCCGAAGGTGTCGTTGAACGACTTGAAATAGTCGACATCGATCATCAGCAACGACAACTGCGCCTGTTCGCGCATGGCCCGGCGCCATTCCAGCTCCAGGTATTCGTCGAAGTGGCGACGGTTGGAAAGCCCCGTGAGGCCGTCGGAGTTCATCAGCCGCTGCAGCACCAGGTTGGTGTCGAGCAACTGCTGCTGGCTGACGCGCAGGGCGCGGTAGGCCTCGTCGCGCTGCAGCAGGGTCAGGTAGGAGCGCGAGTGGTAGCGGATACGCGCCACCAGCTCGATGTTGTCCGGCAGCTTCACCAGGTAGTCGTTGGCCCCGGCGGCAAAGGCGGCGCTCTTGACCAGCGGGTCTTCCTTGGTCGACAGGACGATGATCGGGATGTCCTGGGTGGCCGGGTTGTTGCGGTATTCGCGCACCAGGGTCAGGCCGTCAAGGCCGGGCATGATCAGGTCCTGGAGAATCACCGTGGGCTTGATGCGCACAGCCTGGGCCACCGCCTGGTGCGGGTCGGCGCAGAAGTGGAAATCGATGTTCTCTTCGTGAGCCAGGCCACGCCGCACCGCTTCGCCGATCATTGCCTGATCGTCGACCAAGAGGACCATTGCCGAATTTTCATTCATGGTCGGAAAACCGTCGAGCGGTAAATCATTCATGCGCTGTCACCTGGTCACTGCCGGCCAGCCGGCGTGGCTCAATACATATCGTCATTTTGGAAAAATTTCCATCAATCGCGCGGCGATTCGCTCCAGAGGGCGAATTTCGACGGCGGCGTCTATCGCGGCGGCTGCCTTGGGCATGCCGTACACCGCGCTGCTCTGCTGATCCTGGGCGATGGTCAGAAAGCCCTGTTGGCGCATCAGCTTCAGGCCCTGGGCGCCATCGCGCCCCATGCCGGTGAGCAGTACGCCGACCGCGTCGCCGCGCCAGTAGCGGGCCACGCTTTCAAAAAATACGTCGATCGAGGGCCGGTAGATTTCGTTTACCGGCTCAGCGGTATAGGCCAGGTTGCCGTTCTTGAGCAGGCGAATGTGGTGGTTGGTGCCGGCCAGCAGCACCTGCCCCGGTTGCGGCGGCTCGCCTTCGCTGGCCAGGCGCACCGCCAGGCCCGAGGCGCTGCTGAGCCATTCGGCCATGCCGGCGGCGAACACCTGGTCAACGTGCTGGACCAGCACGATGGCCGCCGGAAAACTGCGCGGCAAGCCCTTGAGCAGCACTTCCAGGGCCGCCGGGCCGCCCGCCGAAGAGCCAATGGCAACCAGGCCCTGGCGCTGCGCGGCTTCGCGCACCGGCGCGGCCATGGCCCGGGTCGGGGTGCTGCGCTGCTGGCCGATCAGCCAGCCGATATTGAGGATCTTGCGCAGCAGCGGCGCTGCCGCTTCACGCGGATCGCCGGCGCCAAGGGCCGGAGTATCGACCACGTCGAGGGCGCCATGGCCCATGGCCTCGAACACCCGGTGGACGTTCTGCTGGCGGTCGACGGTGACGATCACGATGGCGCACGGCGTTTCGGCCATGATCCGCCGGGTGGCCTCGACGCCATCCATGACCGGCATGATCAAATCCATGAGGATCAGGTCCGGTAACTGCTCGGCACACAGCTTGACCGCATCGGCGCCATTGCTGGCGACCCAGATCACCTGATGGGCCGGTTCGAATGCCAACGCCCGGCGCAAGGCCTCCACGGCCATGGGCATATCGTTGACGATGGCGATTTTCATCCCTGCGCTCCCCCGATCAGCTCGACGACGGCGTCGAGCAAGGCATCATCGTGAAAACTGGCCTTTGCCAAATAGTAGTCGGCCCCGGCGTCCAGTCCACGGCGACGATCTTCTTCGCGGTCTTTGTACGACACCACCATCACCGGCAGCGATTGCAGGCGGCTGTCGCGCCGCAGCAGCGTGACCAGTTCGATACCGTCCATGCGCGGCATGTCGATGTCGGTGATCAGCAGGTCGAAGTCTTCGCTGCGCAAGGCGTTCCAGCCGTCCATGCCGTCGACCGCAACGGCCACTTCATAGCCCTTGTTGCTCAGCAGCTTGCGCTGCAGTTCGCGCACGGTCAGCGAGTCGTCGACCACCAGCACGCGCTTGCGCGCCGCCTCGCGCACGCTGCGCTGGCCGCGCTCGATACGCTCCAGGCGGCCGGTGCTGAGGAGTTTTTCCACCGAACGCAGCAGGTCTTCGACATCGATGATCAGCACCACCGCGCCGTCGTCGAGCAAAGCCCCGGCGGAAATATCCTGGACCTTGCCCAGGCGCGCGTCCAGCGGCATCACCACCAGCACCCGTTCGCCGATCAGGCGCTCGACTGCCACGCCGTAGAGCATGTCGCGCTCGCGAATCACCACCACCTTGATGCTCTGCCCTTCGCCCTGGCTTGGCGGACGGTTGAGCAACTGGCTGGCCGCGACCAGGCCGATATGCCGGCCCTCATGCCAGAAATGCTGGCGGCCCTCGATCTGCACGATGGCCTCGGCCGGCAGCTCCAGGGTGCGTTCGATATGTGCCAGCGGGAAGGCATAGGCTTCGGCGCCAACCTCGACCACCAGGCTGCGCACCACCGACAGGGTCAGCGGCACTTCGAGGTGAAAGCAACTGCCCTGGCCGCTGGTCTGGGTCAGCTCGATCGAGCCGCGCAACTGGCGAACCATGTGCTGCACGGCGTCCAGGCCGACACCGCGCCCGGACACCTCGGTAACCCGGTCACGCAGGCTGAAACCGGGCAAAAACAGGAAGGTCAGCAGCTCGGCCTCGCTCATCTGCGCCACGGTTTCGGCCGGTGACAACTGGCGCTCGACGATGCTCTGGCGCAAGTGTGCCAAGTCGACGCCGCCGCCATCGTCGCTGATCTCAAGCACCAGCAGGCCGGCCTGGTGCGAGGCACGCAGGCGGA
This portion of the Pseudomonas sp. SORT22 genome encodes:
- the prfB gene encoding peptide chain release factor 2 (programmed frameshift) — encoded protein: MEIQPILNTIKDLTERSESIRGYLDYDQKHDRLIEVNRELEDPNVWNKPEYAQALGRERAMLAQVVETLDKMSGGLADCQDLLDMAVEENDEGAASDVVTELQGLEESLAQLEFRRMFSGEMDMNNAYLDIQAGSGGTEAQDWANILLRMYLRWADKRGFDATIIELSEGEVAGIKGATVHIKGEYAFGWLRTEIGVHRLVRKSPFDSGARRHTSFSAVFVSPEIDDKVEIDINPSDLRVDTYRSSGAGGQHVNTTDSAVRITHVPTNTVVACQNERSQHANKDTAMKMLRAKLYELEMQKRNAASQALEDSKSDIGWGHQIRSYVLDDSRIKDLRTGVERSDCQKVLDGDLDQYLEASLKQGL
- a CDS encoding PleD family two-component system response regulator, whose amino-acid sequence is MNDLPLDGFPTMNENSAMVLLVDDQAMIGEAVRRGLAHEENIDFHFCADPHQAVAQAVRIKPTVILQDLIMPGLDGLTLVREYRNNPATQDIPIIVLSTKEDPLVKSAAFAAGANDYLVKLPDNIELVARIRYHSRSYLTLLQRDEAYRALRVSQQQLLDTNLVLQRLMNSDGLTGLSNRRHFDEYLELEWRRAMREQAQLSLLMIDVDYFKSFNDTFGHLAGDEALRKVAEAIRASCARPSDLPARYGGEEFALVLPNTSPGGARLVAEKLRQTVAAMNIAHTMPNADSVLTVSIGLATLTPGIGSHCRQLISAADKGLYLAKNNGRNQVGVD
- a CDS encoding chemotaxis response regulator protein-glutamate methylesterase gives rise to the protein MKIAIVNDMPMAVEALRRALAFEPAHQVIWVASNGADAVKLCAEQLPDLILMDLIMPVMDGVEATRRIMAETPCAIVIVTVDRQQNVHRVFEAMGHGALDVVDTPALGAGDPREAAAPLLRKILNIGWLIGQQRSTPTRAMAAPVREAAQRQGLVAIGSSAGGPAALEVLLKGLPRSFPAAIVLVQHVDQVFAAGMAEWLSSASGLAVRLASEGEPPQPGQVLLAGTNHHIRLLKNGNLAYTAEPVNEIYRPSIDVFFESVARYWRGDAVGVLLTGMGRDGAQGLKLMRQQGFLTIAQDQQSSAVYGMPKAAAAIDAAVEIRPLERIAARLMEIFPK
- a CDS encoding hybrid sensor histidine kinase/response regulator, yielding MTPEQMRDASLLELFSLEAEAQTQVLSAGLLALERNPTQADQLEACMRAAHSLKGAARIVGVDAGVSVAHVMEDCLVGAQEGRLLLRPEHIDALLQGTDLLMRIATPGDASIDAAVQTFLVQMAALLDPGAPAAPAIAAPPLPEPEPEPEPLAAELPSVDPEPEVEAAPVRSGKRTTEGGERVLRVTAERLNSLLDLSSKSLVETQRLKPYLATLQRLKRMHGQSIRALDGLKQQLESSGQSAEVQDALAQAQRLLGETQQILLQQASDLDEFGWQASQRAQLLYDTALACRMRPFADVLTGQSRMVRDLGRSLGKQVRLDIDGEKTQVDRDVLEKLEAPLTHLLRNAVDHGIESPERRLVAGKPLEGQIRLRASHQAGLLVLEISDDGGGVDLAHLRQSIVERQLSPAETVAQMSEAELLTFLFLPGFSLRDRVTEVSGRGVGLDAVQHMVRQLRGSIELTQTSGQGSCFHLEVPLTLSVVRSLVVEVGAEAYAFPLAHIERTLELPAEAIVQIEGRQHFWHEGRHIGLVAASQLLNRPPSQGEGQSIKVVVIRERDMLYGVAVERLIGERVLVVMPLDARLGKVQDISAGALLDDGAVVLIIDVEDLLRSVEKLLSTGRLERIERGQRSVREAARKRVLVVDDSLTVRELQRKLLSNKGYEVAVAVDGMDGWNALRSEDFDLLITDIDMPRMDGIELVTLLRRDSRLQSLPVMVVSYKDREEDRRRGLDAGADYYLAKASFHDDALLDAVVELIGGAQG